Within the Melitaea cinxia chromosome 12, ilMelCinx1.1, whole genome shotgun sequence genome, the region gatttatataaataaaaacttttggtataaattaaaaaaaaaaaaaatatttcgttctTTCTTAGTTGCCAGGGACAAGTTCGATTGAAAGAAATTTTTTGCGAATTTCTTCGACAAAGATGGAAGAAGCAtattcagaaaatatttttgtttcaaaattttaatttcgttcATGATATGCATATGTCGtttattttgaagttatacaATGATaacgtaaattaaatataacgtaTCGATCatgaaaataaacattaatagtCGTGGTATTAattcaagaaaatattattgagTGTGTTTTCAGATTCCTAACCTTTAGAAATAACTTATTAAGGaataaaaaacgaaacaaaGAAATATACTCACTCACACATGGACGCTTTAGCTTTATTAAAAACAGTTCAGAGCTTTTTAATGTGAAAATTGTTAAGCGGTTATCATTTATGCGAAAAGTCTTTGTTGGTTTAAACAGCAATTCTACGTGTCAATTTGTCACGCAGGTAATCGAAGGTGTATCACTGAATATAGGGCAATTCCTGAATGAAGGTATATCACTGAATATAGGGCAATTCCTGTGACGCTGACGTTCAGTGAAGCTACGATACGCCTAGCAAgcgtcaatttatgttttgattttagagtttttttttttttttaattttaatcaactataatttgttttaatttaacagaacattttaaatattttggtaaTCGTTCCTACGGAGTAAAAGTCTGTCGCGTCTCGGAGATGACAAACATACTTTGTAAACTGAACAGTATAAGTATAGACAATGTGAAACAGTGTCTCTTTCTTTGTGTGACGTAGTTTGTGATCGCATGCTGCTTAGAAAATTGTGAGTCAACAATCATTATGATAACATGCCTAGTAATTGTGTTATTAACTATcgatttatataaacataaaaacaaataaatcagtcacattgataataaatttatgcatGATAGGCCACACGAGTTTCTGTCTGTTGATTAAAAGTAGATTgttaaccaacttaaaaaaagatgaggttctcaatttgactgtagtttttttacgtatgttcCCTATGAGCTTTTTAGCTAGGtaggctttaatttttttatgtaactaggtcggcaaacatgcgTATGGCtaacatgatggtaagcgattatcgaaGCCTATAGACTTCTGCAAcattagaagcatcgcaaacgctttGCCGAcgctatccccaattccccccaggagctctggtcactctgaggaacacaatactgcttgagagcagtattttttagctgtgatcttaagGTCTGTAAGGGttaggtactttcccagtcgggctgctctagattttgatcAGGATATATTCTGCTCTGCCCTGCCTCCATTACTTATCGAATCATATATAATAGTgtgcatttacttgactattttttcgtcgaccgttCGTAaagtattatatcgcataacttttcactgggtatactgaTTTCTGACGTGATGTGCCGATTGTGggtgatgattcttgttttaattttaagctgatactttttgagtaatctttgatgacacgtatttactttaatatttttcgtctacctacgttataggtaattaaagtcgattttttcgtttgcgagcaaacataaaaaatttagaCTACTAGACGCTTAGAATTTATAATTGCAAAGATATTTTTATGGCCACGCATGCCTATTTTAGAGTCTATTAAGCAAAAAATCGTAAGCGATTGCTATTAATTGAGATGAATCGACAATTTTTACAGTTTGTAtactgttttttaattaaaaatgtttttcgacTAGTCAAAGTATGTTTTTAACTTTCCtgctttataatgttttatagttACATTTATCTTTAGGTCATAGGCTAattccaataaaaaattaatgtgaATACCTATTATCATACAGAATTATCTGAAgagattttattcaatataattaataataattgctgtgtggttacggcattaagaatttagccatcccctctcttcccgtgggtatcgtaggaggcgactaagggatagttccactactaccttgtaACTggaaaagccgactgatggcgggatagccatccaactgctggctttaaaatacataggccgaaaacgggcagcagcgtctttggtgcgacaacgCTAGTcgtgcggtcaccaatccgcctgccgagcatggtgactatgagcaaaacacatgagtccactCCATTtttgtgcgaacttgtggatgcctatgtccagctatACCTATATCCATGtaggactgtattaggctgaactgataatgatgatgactgatgaataattatattcatgCTTTACTGTAAATTGAcgataaaatgattttttgtaTTTGCTTAAATTTTATGAACTAAATAGATTCAGATCTGCATGATATAGGTTGGAATATTGCAAAAATTCCTAGCACCGTAAGTGAATTTAAGAGAAGGGAGATCTTGGATATACGTTTTATcgaaaaacacatttaaataggAAGAAGCGATGTATTTTTTCGAATAAATAAGCACACCAAATactttaattatcatttatatttaataattgatgttaaaaattaaaaattagttatttatagtatgaGTTATATTTTGACCGTTCATCCTTTATTGTATATTGCAGTGAGATGATGCGAACACAGCACTTGGACGTGTAAATATTTTCACTCAAACTCCTTTTAAAAATGCACTTTTAGGGAGAATTTTCGCAGCCGCTCGAATGTTGTGCACGACGGTGACATATGCCTTTTCCACGATCTTACAGAATACATTCTGTTGGATTTCTTTTCGTTTCGAACTGTATTTCTGTTTTTTGTCTTTGAGATCTTTgtctataaaaaagtattagctGTTAGTtacatactatttttatatttttatttttaagcttaatGTTATGAATGAAAGCTTTACAAGAACAATTCACATAAGCAGCTTGATTGCTGTACAAActtactaacaataataatctGTTTCTCAAATGTATATTTGTCACGAATGATACTTAACATTAcctaatatttaacaaaagcaACTCCTAGTATGAAGTATTATATCGGAACTACACATAAGccaaaaacataaatacaaatacccatACTCCGAAAATGTATGTGGGCTGCACACAAATACGTATTATgaacaggaatcgaacccgcagtGGCTAGCACCTAGTTACGAGTCATcaataattttctattaatggtataaacaatttattaaaatgtttctgtAATTCATACTAAAATATCTAACAATCgtatttattgttacataaaaatactgCAAACATACTTCGTAacgatattttaagtaaaataaagggAGTTCATATTTCTCCAACAACATTTTCATGAAATAAACACGCTAAATTAATTGTCATTACCGTCTTGTAACGCTTGACGTAATTCTGAGCTAATAGTTACTTCCGGTTCATTCACAGCTTGGCACGACAGTGTTTCCGGACCAACTTCGTAATGTTCCACACCTTTGTCATCTACTTTGAAGTCATAGCTGTACTTCGCCGTTCCTAATGCAgctgtaatatattttagtatgatCTTAATTTGACTAATATTCTAATACATTTAaccttttgtttttaataattttcccAAAGTTGTCATTCCTTTTTTCCTAACATTTAGCATGGTTTCAATATTTATACTACCGATTCCGTTACcgctattttaataaaatttctaaattatgAGTACCTATAATTAATGCAGGTCACTAGTGAACGGCATGTTTTAAGGAACGCAAATATTTACGATTAAAGAAAGCAgatattttacgattttttttttgaaaaaaaaaaaaactaaatcgtTGTGAGACCTTTATacgcattatttttaaatgtagcaTACACTTAGCTAATCTTATTAATTCATGTAAACaatgattgaaataaattttcatcaaattatgaACCAATTCGTATAAATCTAGGTTACAGACTAATCAGAACGAGTACCTAATTCCAAAGTGATACAGTGGCATAAAACGTTTTCAAACAAATGCTAAAAGCAAATGAGAGATTTTACTTCGGAAccttttaaattaagttaaccATATAACTTGGTTGTAGAGAAATGGAGAATCCTCGCAGAGGACAGGAGACTAATCGTAAACGTCCGGATTGGACAGGGTTAGCCACAAATAGTAGCTCTCTACTTACACACGTTCGCTGGTTCctcttatctaaataaattcaTTGGGAGCAAATAACATTTATGTGATGATTTTGGTGAAAGCGCTTGGCGTATTTTACCttacatattgataaataagCCATTTTAGGTTTATAGTTATTTAcccaatatattttaataatccaCATTAATGCTTCGTATAATTTGTTGTgcctaattattatttgtaaatttgaatttaattattatggCGGCAGTTTATTATACGATTGAATacgttcaaatatatttttagttcaaTTGAAACATATTTACGTGTTGTTttggtgtaaatttttttgttgtcgTATTCGTTtcggtgtaaattttttaaagtacagtagaaacaaaattaaaaaaaaagtacagttaAATTGATCTGATTGAAGTCCTctttttttggagtcggttgaaaaaataatatacccaaaacttttattttctaGATACCGCCATCCTCTGAATATCAAATCAGGCTCTTAGCGTATCGTTGATTTGGCTGTTTATGAATAAACATGAAGATAAGCTGTTTGTTAAGCAATGGTGAcagtgaaatattattttttttcttctcagatatttagatatttggaaatatattccaaaattattatttaaatttacgtttgatatttctgaatataatgtaaataaatatcaaaacaattttttttgtactctTTATAAATTCTACATGGATTTCAGAGAATctcaataaagaatttaaaggatgattattaatgataattatattgtttataaagttaatgaaataaaagtaagaTCTTATATGTTCACGATAATTTCTGTAAGTTTTAGTTATGTTATAAATACTTACTTCCTTTAATGGTATAAGCGCCGTTAAATGATTTAGAAATTTTACTCAATTCAATGGTAACATCACCGACCATAGTCAAATCAACTCGAGTTTGTAATACGACTGATTTTTCTTTTGTGTCCATCCTggaaaaaatattcatacttaaaaaaaagacacGTTCAGATTATGCACAGTATTCTACCGTTATTGGCATACGTTAGCAGTGGAAGAAAGTACGTATATCTTTCATTTTCTGATCTAAATGTTTATCCTGcctttgtaatttaaatgacaaaTACAAGTTACTTTgctttgctgtgtggttacggcattaaagaatgtagccaccccctctcttcccgtgggtgttgtaagaggtgactaagggataacacagttccactactaccttggaacttaaaaagccgaccgatggcgggataaccatccaactgctggctttgaaatacacaggccgaagacgggcagcagcgtctccggtgcgacaaagccagccctgcggtcaccaacccgcccgcccagcgtggtgactatgggcaaaacacatgagttcacaccatttttggcgtgaacttgtggaggcctatgtccagtggactgcgaaaggctgatgtgatgtgatgaataagttactttatatatatatatatatatatatatatataattatacataaggtataacaaaatattacattttattacattactttGATTTTGCACGAATTTATAATAAGAAGATTTACTTTGagagtttataaatattatttgttctaTCATAACTTTGAGCCTCCCTTACTCGCTCATTGTTTTGTATAAGCTAAGTAATATAAGGTGTTTAGTAATAGATATAACATACTTAAAATCAGAAAACTGTTGATTCTTCAAGCCAGTTATCGTAACATTTTTGTAATGCAATACTGTTTCAGCTTCGTCGCCTAACACGATATCTATACTGGGCACGAATAGTGGATCAATAGGTTTAATATCATATTCCGGTATTCCTTTACAGGTTTTCTCCAAAAATTGCTGCGTTGTTTTACTAAGGCACTCAGTATCATCCACTTCGCATGCTATAAGTAACGAACCTGTAAACAATAGATGATATTTTTAGAAGAAACtcaaattttactttaataaaattcaataaaaatggaaataaaaaattatgtacacGGTATACATTTTTCGTTTTCGTCTGATATTTCGAACCCTTTTCAGCGAAATTTGTCACGGACCAATTGAGATTAATGTGCCTatcgaaaattataaatttatttttaagtatcgtTTGTTCTTACATAAATTTCtactaaaaataagtattaataaaataaaaaaattaaatactaacaACTAAGACAAAAGAAAATTGaagacttaattttattaaatattagaatTTCGCTACATGTTGAAGCAAGGAATACTAAATAGAAGTAGAGAAGCTACTGTCacattcgaataaaaaaaaatcaacgaaCTACGAATTGTTCCATGAGTTTGTACGGTCTTGATGTCTTATACTAATAGTCAATTTAAAgccaatataattatattggcCTTGAAATTGAGTGTCAAGACTAACAAGAGCAATAGACGTAGTAGGTATTGATATGTTACAATAAAACATCTCTAGAAGGTACAGAGCTGTAATTGATGGTCAGAGTACAGTTGCTTATGACAAAGAAATTCTCATTTCTTAATGTTtgaaattcgtttttttttaatacaacgaAACTGcacttctttaataataatatttgtttagacGACGCTATTTAGCTATGTTCTTAGTGATAATATTAAACGGTTCCTAGTTTTGTGtgcaaaaacatttaaacttgacatttaaaatgaaaaccattttcaatttactttaataaaatattattaagaggttctaatttttctataaatactttttattttaaaagaattctattaaaatacattattgtgatataaatacatatttttaggtTAATAagtctcattaaaaaaaaaaaacacacacacattattacttaaaaatgttaaacaaTGCGGATCTCGTGAACAGTATGTATGAAATTTTTGCGTTATAagctaaaaaatgttttatcatttataaaaattgttaaataaattattgattatttcaggcaatttgataaaatatcaatttcaatTATATAATGAACTAATCAAAATCCTAAGAGAAATACTCACCTCCATCAGAGAGTACGctcctaaaaaataaaatgactaaGAATGCACTATAGCACACCATATTGTCCGATCAAATCAAACACAAGACTGATaatgaacttaaaatttatCCGTCAGTACATATCAAGTTTATATAAGAAAAGATTGTCGCAGTGCAAATATcgttataaagaaaattactcCGATACATAGGTCACAAATTATCAGCGAATCATAAGAATGTTCTGTGTTTtgtaaacacaaaaaataaacatttataaactaCTTTCAATTATTTAGTATCTTATGATAATGACGGATATGACTTTTACTGCTTATTAAAAGTTTCACTATTAAATTTCTTGCATTTCTAATGTCAGTTGTCATGAGACTTCTTTTAATATTGAACTTTGAACTTTATCTAAAGATAGGTAAACAAAAAACAGATACATAATCATTTGTTAGCTTAacacttgtattttttttttaattattttttatatttttattttttggtaagcgattaccgtagcttatagacgcctgcaacaccagaagcatcgtaaacgcgttgccgaccctatccctaattctccccgggagctctggtcaccttactcaccaacaagaacacaatacttgaaaacttgaaaacagcattatttagctgtgatcttctgtcgaAAAAAAAGATCGAGATACTACCCcttcatattttgagctggaaatttcctgctgtggcctacctcCGTAGTCAGTACCTACTGATTGACATCgttgattaattttatgttacatttCATTTTGATAGTATTAGTTcaacattaaagaaaataatttaaaatgttcctaaaattaaaataaataaaatgaatctaAAATGTATTGTAGTTGCGATGATACCAAGTCATAAAATTACAAAAGGAAGTCgtcaaaaattaattcataaaaacaatTGAATAATCTTCTCGCAATCAGGGGCCGTTGTGTAGATAGCTTATGACATCTCGTGTGATAAAGTAACATTCTTCACGGCGTGTCTGCTTTTATTGTCTCAAAATTAAAGTATACACCAAATTTCAGTGTATACtctataacatttatttttgtactgctATGCTTTCCAAACTTTTGTAGTGCTTGTTCATCATTAAGCGACTATgatgataacatttttatttttgtgtgacaaataaataataattgacaaagatttatttataaagtttatttaaatgtcGCAAAGTGGGGTGTAAAAACGGGATTGTATATTTCCTAAAACACAAtcaaactatataaataatactacacatgttcgcgtcaaaaatggcgtgaaatcatgtgtgtatgtgttgCTATAGTTatcacgttgggcaggcgggttgctaACGGCGGGGTTGGCTCTGTCGCACGGATGACGCTGCTGCTGTCTTTGGCCTGTGAATATCAAAGCCTCAGCCTTGAATtcttatcccaccatcggtcggctttttaacttccaaggtggtaatggaactatgttatcccttagtcgcctcttacgacacccacgggaagagagggggtggctatattattttctaatcgCATAGCAAGATCTAATATATAACCTCGCATAAACTccttattaacaaaaatattcattagaattcaattaaagaaataaaaattctctATACTCTAGTAAGTACACATATAGAACTCCACATACTATTACACAAATAGACTTATTTCTTAACAATGGAATCAAAATTTGGTAAATTTGCACATATACGGTGACGGAgggtaaaattacaaaaaatacagcAGAATATGCTTAGCTAAAAATTGTGAGCAGTccaactgggaaagtaccttaaccttatagaaaatcacagccaaataaaactactctcaagcagtgttctattcctgtggtgagatcCTGGGGAGGCTGGTGGAGCAGGCGTCCATAGACTACGGTATCAGCTTGCTTGAAGCCATCCAACATGTGTCTGGAGATTACTCCTTAAGAACAATTcccgtgatatttaaaaatataattatcactttctcacaaaaaaaaacattgcgcGGTAAAACATCACCCTCCGGGCAGATCATGTCACTGCTCAGCGTGACTGTTTCACATGATTTCTTTCCACAAGTATATttatacgctttagcctgtaatatcccactactgggcataggtctctttctccatgtaggagaaggatcagagcttaaaccaccacgctgctccaatgcgggttggcggatatattccttaccaTGAGTACCGATTATCGATCATTAATCAAAGGGTGGTGCTTGTcctgtggtctcatttaaattagatcgagatctgatgattactttttgatattgcatatttatttatttattattagtactgtgtggctacggtactaaagaatatggccaccccctctcttgcccgtgggtgtcgtaagaggcgactgagggataacacggttccgctaccaccttggaacttaaaaagccgaccggtggcgggataatcatccaactgctggcgttgaaatacacaggccgaagacgggcagcagcgtcttcggtgcgacaaagccagccctgcggtcaccaacccgcctgcccagcgtggtgactatgggcaaaacacatgagttcacgttatttttggcgtaaacttgtggaggcctatgtccagcagtggactgtatagcaggctgtaatgatgaatgattgcatatttatttgactatttttttttacaaccgtacgttgtactacttgtcgacgtaattgaagtttttttttttagtttacaaGCAAACAATTACTATAGTTCTGTGACGATGTTTGTTTCATAGCCGTATCGTTTTAAGTTTTTTGCGGCCAATTGGAATCATAACCACGTACCAACAATAGCGTTTGGAGGTGTAAGTCTTATAGCTGTAAACGTGTTACGAACGTTTGAGACGTGTTCAatttaacaaagaaataaaattgttacgACTCAAAGCAGGTACGAGTACATTGAGTGACTGATGACTATTCCATTACGATTCCTTTTTATGAATGGATTATATGGGGTAAATTTTCATGATCAAGATTATGGACTATAACTACTTTGTTGTAATCAAAATCAATCCGCCAAATGATACAAAGGGTATGTATAGTTTGTCACGCGTTGTATTGTATTCTGAAGCAATGTTCATAGAGAGCagtgtatattatatgtatacatatacctaTTTTCCCATCTTCAATGACAGCGACAAGAAAACTATATACCTATAAATTCTACATGGTGTAAACaaagctagttttttttttttaaattgagacATAAGCATTTTACACAACTCAAAGGCAATAAGGCTTTCTGTTCATTACAAAATTAGTTGAGGCGTACTTTTGCTCTTCTATGCCATCACTACTGATAAAACCTGAAACTTGATTGAGAGCTGATGGTATCTTCAGGAGAGGCAAATTTTCTAGCTTACACATTTAGGTAAATCACGCATTTCAAGCTGGTTATATGCAACTTTCTATGCCGCTATCTTGATTTGAATATGACATAGATATATCTCAGGAGACCTTACAAACTCATCGTGTAATCTGGGACACAAATAAGAATACAATATTGCTGACGAATTGTGTCTCATGCTATTGCCAGTACTAACACCCTTAAAACGACTTGAAAAATTACTTTCATGCAACCGACACATAATGGTATGATGTGGGAATCCAGCCAACTATAGACTGATTGCTATTTCGacgattctttatttaattttctgtgAAACCTGTGTAAAACCGTCACCGCCTAGATAATTACAATAAACTTCACTCTATAGTggaagtttattaataatatcatttCATCATACCAGTAATACACGGTAACATCATAttttctcaccaccatgggtagactggtagagatctattatagagataagttcgcccttgccaacatcctttataaaaatgacttgtaattatgttttttttaaagtgcaataaagaatatatattaataaagaatgtataatatatcaaaTCGTAGCAAatcattgatataaaatatgaaaagttttacGACTGTACTGGCGTATTGGTGAGAATATTAATTTCGTCATTGTATAGACGGTCGTAAAATCGATTGCGAAAAGGATAattgtaatatatgttttttttttttatataatgtccCACGATAATATGtgaaaaattgataatattgaaCTATGTGACTGAATAAAAACAACGAGATAAATTAATCACTTATCATCATATCGAATCCGATGTACaaattaaaggaaaataaaactGTTCTTCTATCAATATTTGACGAAACAAGgacattgtttttattatactatttcAAGCATTTCAGAAGGGCTCAATAAAGGTAATTAGGCTAAGCACGCCTTTTGTATTAGAAGCTTCGAAAATTGACCCTATTAAggataattaattcaatttcaaCGAAGCAACCAACAATAACACTTTATTGACCTACAATATTGCAATTAGTGAATTGCTTACGAaggatatttttatacagaacCATTTAATACAaagtagtaaatattattataatttataaataaataaataaccgctTCCGATAGGATTTCCTcatgtgtcgggggtccggtaacacacacaatacacaagcacaaacgttcagaccacgacaaacatttatatagtCAATAAAAATCTCTATCGTGAGCGAcgatcgaatccgcgaccgccagcTCAACAGCCAGTGCTCGTGAccgctacgccaacgcgtcatcaaattacatatgtatatttgtgtcacaaatataaatataatatgttacacAAATATCATTGCTAAcaagtacatacataatatgtgAAAGGAAACGCGTAATGTATGAAAGGAACTATTGATTTTTTACTGTGTCGTCTAAATATAAAACGAAACTGCTTGTAAGCGTGATATTGcctaaaattgaaatattcacgcattgcataattttttattatgaattaataaactgaactaggaaaaaatatttatattgtataattataaaaaataattgaggTGTCGattctttctttcttcttcGAATTCTTTATAACCCTATGAAACTTAGCACTTACATTAAGCTGGACGTTCTTACAAATACTTTTGATTTAGTTGTCAGTTTGAAAACTGTTTTGTAAGAGACCTGCATATTTATTTGACCTGTATATTTGGATGAAAGGCTTTGCAACCCTTATAAAGTTACTTGAAAAAAGTCGTTTTGTTTAGAAAATTTTCTTCTTCCTAAAAGTAAGACTTGGACAACCGCTCTGACGTAGTGTTGCGTGTCTAAACACCAGTTCAATCCCTGTTCGGGATagatatgtgtatttgtataaatattagtttccTAGCCTCGGAAAGCATGTTAAGTCGACATCCCCGTTTgatatcataaacacctgagagtgatcgttactcatagtggggaacaGGCCGCAGAGAATCTACATAGTGAAAGACGGTCAGCTGTGAGATGTTACAGTCATACGGGTATAGTCGGTAACTGATCTCGTTTTAATAAAAACGTATGACATCTTAATTGGACAACTAAAATGgaatttggttaaaaatacCCTACTCTtgatttgttttgatataaaaatacttgGGTATTTTGAAATCCAAAATCCAGCACGCCTCCATAATTTGTTAGATAGAATGGGCTCTACATAGGAGAAGAAGCTATATTTTCGGATAGATAAGAATGATTTATCCCCACGCTTGGTACTATTTTCAGCTCCGTATAAATGTTGTTGAAtgttatatttagaaataaacaacACAAGTTGTCAATAGagcttttaacatttttgtaGACCATTGTATTAAGAAGGTGTAGATAAAATATTGAAAGTTTTTGTCCGTAATTctcaaaaaaaatcaatattttatatgtagtaatcacttaatgtaatttaatatatgaTGATTTTGATTAAGTTATAATACTTTGTATAGTAAACAAactatatagtaaaaaaagaaaaaaaattcaaatagttCCCGAATACTCTGAAGTTAGCAAGATTGAATAAATAAAGGTATTGTGTTGATTGTACCTTATCAGGTTTATATATTCGTGTAAAAGGCAAATTATAAAACAGCATAGAACAagataataaatgaaatgtcaCAACTATAAACACAAAGAAAACTGTGTTGAATACATACATGTAtcataaatcttaaaaatatttaaaaggtaa harbors:
- the LOC123658343 gene encoding juvenile hormone-binding protein-like; this translates as MVCYSAFLVILFFRSVLSDGGSLLIACEVDDTECLSKTTQQFLEKTCKGIPEYDIKPIDPLFVPSIDIVLGDEAETVLHYKNVTITGLKNQQFSDFKMDTKEKSVVLQTRVDLTMVGDVTIELSKISKSFNGAYTIKGTALGTAKYSYDFKVDDKGVEHYEVGPETLSCQAVNEPEVTISSELRQALQDDKDLKDKKQKYSSKRKEIQQNVFCKIVEKAYVTVVHNIRAAAKILPKSAFLKGV